Genomic window (Sediminispirochaeta smaragdinae DSM 11293):
TGAGCATAGGAATCCCGCGTTCTCTACAGCCTTCAAGGATCCATTGAGAAGGGTAGGGATCTTCCCTATAGCCGCGACTGAGGGCCCCTGTATTCATCTCAAGCGGAATTCCCTTATCGGCGATCGCATCCAATGCCTTGCTTACCACATCCTTATACCATGACGCCTCTTCGTCGAAGAAGGGGGTTTTCACATTGTGCTTTTTCACCAGATCGAAGTGGGCAAGAAAGTCGAAACCGCCGTCCTGGACAAGAAGAATCACCGCACGGTAGTAGGCCCTGATCATCGCTTCCACGTCGCCTGAAAAGCTTACGTCAATGAGGTGGTGCAGCTCCGCTTCACTTCCGTCCACCGAATAACAAAGGCCATCCTTGGGATCTTGGAGCATATGAACGGCTCCTATCAGATAATCCATACCGAGAGAGCCGATCCATGAGCTGGCAGGGGTTGTCACCCCTTCAATAAAATCTACTTCAAGGCCAAGGTAGATTTCCAGCTTATCCTCATAAAGGTCTCGAAGGGTACGAACATCGGAAATATATCCGACGATTCCCTTTTCGGTCATGGTCCAGTCGTTGGGAAAAGGTAGCGGGGCATGACCGGAAAAGCCGAGGGCCTCAAACCCCTTTGCTATCGCAGTTTCAACATAGTCACCCAAGGTCCCCTTTCCGTCACACCAAAGCGAATGTGTATGATAATTTGCCAATCGCATATGCTTCGTTTCTATCCTATAGTGATATCGTCAATCCGACGTTTGGGAACGTGATGCACATCTTCATTGTCCCTCCAGTAGCGTATCTCGCCGTCATTTCCTACATCCTCAAGTACCACCTGTTCGACAGGCTTGCCGAGTGCGACAACCAGAAGAATGTCGAAACGATTCTGATCTAGTTCAAGTACAGCGGCAAGTTCCTTTTTTCTGATTGATGCTATCATGCAACCGCCGAGACCACGGGCAGTTGCGCCAAGAAGAATGGACCAGGCAGCGATGCCGTGATCGACTCCGGCACTCTGAGATATCTCTTTATCCAGAAGAATAGTGACATATGCGGTGGGCCGTTCCGATTCGATTGGCCCTTCCCAATCTATCAGATATCCGGCCCAGGCCAGGGTTGGGTATATGCGTTCGTTGAGGCCCTTATCCACAGAAACGTGGAATTTCAACGGTTGACGGTTGGCGCCGCTCGGACTTTTACGAGCAAGGTCAATCAGCTGAAGCACCGTAGCCTTCTCAATTGCATGAGTACCATCGAAACGGCGAAAGCTGCGACTTTTCGCAATTAATTGGTCGATATCCACAATCACTTCCTCCCCGATCTTTATACGTAACTCTTACTCTGATCATACCGTTTTTTAGGGGAGATTGAAAGGGCGATTGTTCAATGAGGCTTTCCGACGTGTTGCCTTGAGGCCCTGTGATGTACTATAACAGAGCGATGATGGCCCAAGAATTGGAAAACCGCGTACAAAAATCTTCCGAGGAGTTGCAAAAGCTCAGGGAAGAGATAGGAAAACGGATTATCGGTCAATCGGAAATGGTTGATGGTATATTAATGGCCCTCATGGCCGGAGGCCATGTTCTGCTTGAGGGTGTTCCCGGTTTAGCCAAAACCCTCGCGGTGAGAACCGTTGCCGAAGTTTTCGACGCCGGTTTTAAGCGCCTTCAATTTACCCCCGACCTCCTCCCTGCTGATTTGATCGGTACCTTAACCTATCGTCAGAATTCAGGAGAATTTGTGCCTCGTAAGGGGCCCATATTTACCAACATTGTTCTTGCCGATGAAATCAATCGTGCACCGGCTAAGGTTCAATCTGCCTTGCTTGAGGCTATGGAAGAGCGGCAGGTTACCATTGGCGATACCTCGCATCCCTTGCCCGATCCTTTTTTTGTTTTGGCGACGCAGAACCCGATAGAGCAGGAGGGAACCTATCCGCTACCGGAGGCCCAGCTCGACCGCTTCGTTATGAAGCTGCTGCTCGACTATCCCACAGAGCATGAGGAGCTTGAAATCCT
Coding sequences:
- a CDS encoding histidinol-phosphatase, with product MRLANYHTHSLWCDGKGTLGDYVETAIAKGFEALGFSGHAPLPFPNDWTMTEKGIVGYISDVRTLRDLYEDKLEIYLGLEVDFIEGVTTPASSWIGSLGMDYLIGAVHMLQDPKDGLCYSVDGSEAELHHLIDVSFSGDVEAMIRAYYRAVILLVQDGGFDFLAHFDLVKKHNVKTPFFDEEASWYKDVVSKALDAIADKGIPLEMNTGALSRGYREDPYPSQWILEGCRERGIPMLINSDAHRPEWLDYAFPTCRSMLTAAGYKTVRMLIQGRWQKVPLEEV
- a CDS encoding nitroreductase family protein, which codes for MDIDQLIAKSRSFRRFDGTHAIEKATVLQLIDLARKSPSGANRQPLKFHVSVDKGLNERIYPTLAWAGYLIDWEGPIESERPTAYVTILLDKEISQSAGVDHGIAAWSILLGATARGLGGCMIASIRKKELAAVLELDQNRFDILLVVALGKPVEQVVLEDVGNDGEIRYWRDNEDVHHVPKRRIDDITIG
- a CDS encoding AAA family ATPase, translated to MYYNRAMMAQELENRVQKSSEELQKLREEIGKRIIGQSEMVDGILMALMAGGHVLLEGVPGLAKTLAVRTVAEVFDAGFKRLQFTPDLLPADLIGTLTYRQNSGEFVPRKGPIFTNIVLADEINRAPAKVQSALLEAMEERQVTIGDTSHPLPDPFFVLATQNPIEQEGTYPLPEAQLDRFVMKLLLDYPTEHEELEILRRMGKQQELPVRPILRPEHLLALRQTAEAVMVDERIEEYIVSLVAASRMKDSNPRSHSRFIDFGASPRGTLALYRCSKISALFEGRTFVIPDDVKSVAYPILRHRLVLSYEAEAEEMRADDVIRLLLKYVPVP